Proteins from a single region of Amblyomma americanum isolate KBUSLIRL-KWMA chromosome 10, ASM5285725v1, whole genome shotgun sequence:
- the NdufV3 gene encoding NADH:ubiquinone oxidoreductase subunit V3: MAAFIGQKFFCLLRFQPANLSGVASNGTRFLASVGQGPKNTQDAKKPPQPSPPPASKAPPAASSQQTANVSGATQGYKVKEYFEHNPYSFYDIHADMSKSRLPQPSSKK; this comes from the coding sequence ATGGCGGCCTTCATCGGTCAGAAATTTTTCTGCCTCTTGCGGTTTCAACCCGCTAACTTGAGCGGCGTCGCTTCGAACGGAACGCGATTCCTGGCATCGGTGGGACAAGGTCCTAAGAACACGCAGGATGCAAAAAAACCGCCCCAGCCGTCACCACCACCGGCGTCCAAAGCTCCTCCCGCAGCCTCTTCGCAGCAGACGGCGAATGTGAGCGGAGCGACACAAGGTTATAAGGTTAAAGAATACTTCGAGCACAACCCGTACAGCTTCTACGACATCCACGCTGATATGTCCAAGTcgcggctgccgcagccgtcgaGCAAGAAGTAG
- the LOC144107976 gene encoding uncharacterized protein LOC144107976 has product MPGVKHDSDRRHNEWELNLNRVGAPPDQDRWTGKQVKSHSVANQKECAEEKPFTLQRRSGVSTRLSHSETRLVDNVKDEFQTCDSDPGESRSMTGLQKPLANTLCNDSSKRGGLRRPLGPPTHASCVETRLISWPHYERSFLCELCPEVFLNSADLAEHSRTHINLPLFVCERCSITFFNESHFERHSEEHGVKQLHKCHLCPEEFDDELKLRVHFNVHVRESSCYDSAQAPLVDDAQLSNCFALQDNADVSRDEDISAAREFCHFCAQAFDCETSFKEHVRTKHSGELSISSLEDKKPSISQRFFDGVAVSAEAGEFAHELPYTTDSSLLKSFEDEAGLGNHLETHLRCDTQVQKDEPMSEGSTIETASSAEERVPRACHLCPEEFDGDAGLRRHILKEHSSGNKRARGKDAEKRFACEHCSKRFKLKGHLSRHLLTHTGETPFKCLLCPATFSQKGDLKRHLDRHAGYKRFPCPFCPKQFVVKADMETHRRTHTGERPFACDRCPASFSARDNLRKHINSHTGVRPHACDKCPRSFTRLADLKRHGRRHTGERPYSCTSCSKTFTRGNLLRDHFATAHGPS; this is encoded by the coding sequence ATGCCTGGCGTTAAACACGACAGTGATCGACGGCACAACGAGTGGGAGCTTAATTTGAATCGCGTTGGTGCACCACCTGACCAAGATCGTTGGACAGGGAAACAGGTGAAATCGCACAGCGTTGCTAATCAGAAAGAGTGCGCCGAAGAAAAGCCATTCACCTTACAGCGCCGCAGCGGCGTCTCCACGCGACTGAGCCACTCGGAAACGCGGTTAGTGGACAACGTTAAAGACGAGTTCCAGACATGCGATTCTGATCCGGGAGAGTCACGCAGCATGACCGGACTCCAGAAACCGCTAGCCAACACTCTGTGCAATGACTCCTCGAAGCGAGGTGGTTTACGTCGGCCACTTGGACCACCCACGCACGCCAGTTGCGTGGAAACTCGGCTGATTTCGTGGCCGCACTACGAGCGAAGTTTTTTGTGCGAACTCTGCCCCGAGGTGTTCCTCAACTCCGCAGACCTTGCTGAACATTCTCGGACGCACATCAACCTCCCATTGTTCGTATGCGAGCGTTGTTCCATAACCTTCTTTAACGAAAGCCACTTCGAACGCCACTCTGAGGAACACGGGGTCAAACAGCTGCACAAATGCCATCTATGCCCGGAGGAGTTCGATGACGAGCTGAAGCTGCGGGTTCATTTCAATGTTCACGTTCGCGAAAGCTCCTGCTACGACAGCGCCCAAGCACCGCTAGTTGACGACGCCCAGTTGTCCAATTGCTTTGCTCTTCAAGATAACGCTGATGTAAGCCGCGACGAAGATATCTCCGCAGCTCGAGAATTCTGCCACTTCTGTGCCCAAGCATTTGACTGCGAAACCAGTTTCAAGGAGCACGTCCGGACCAAGCATTCCGGCGAGCTCTCCATCTCCAGTTTGGAAGACAAGAAACCGTCCATTAGCCAGCGCTTCTTTGACGGCGTTGCCGTGTCAGCAGAGGCCGGCGAATTTGCGCACGAATTGCCCTATACGACGGACAGCAGTCTCTTGAAAAGCTTCGAAGACGAAGCTGGCTTGGGAAACCACTTGGAAACGCACTTGCGCTGCGACACGCAAGTCCAAAAAGATGAACCTATGTCCGAGGGCTCCACCATAGAAACGGCCTCCAGTGCTGAAGAGCGGGTTCCTCGCGCTTGCCACCTCTGTCCCGAAGAGTTTGACGGCGACGCCGGTTTGCGTCGGCACATCCTAAAAGAGCACAGCTCTGGCAACAAGCGCGCGAGAGGCAAAGATGCGGAAAAACGTTTTGCCTGCGAGCACTGTTCCAAGCGCTTCAAACTCAAGGGTCACCTGAGCCGTCACCTGCTGACGCACACGGGCGAGACGCCGTTCAAGTGCCTCCTGTGCCCGGCGACATTCTCCCAGAAGGGCGACCTCAAGCGTCACTTGGACAGGCACGCCGGCTACAAGCGGTTCCCCTGCCCCTTCTGTCCCAAGCAGTTCGTCGTCAAGGCCGACATGGAGACCCATCGGCGCACCCATACAGGAGAGAGGCCGTTCGCGTGCGACCGCTGCCCGGCCTCGTTCTCGGCGCGCGATAACCTCAGGAAGCACATCAACAGCCACACCGGTGTCAGACCGCATGCGTGCGACAAGTGTCCCAGGTCCTTCACCAGGCTCGCGGACCTCAAGCGCCATGGACGGAGGCATACGGGCGAGCGTCCCTACTCTTGCACTTCTTGCTCGAAGACCTTCACTCGTGGCAACCTGCTCCGTGACCACTTCGCAACCGCCCACGGTCCATCATAA